The sequence below is a genomic window from Coffea arabica cultivar ET-39 chromosome 8e, Coffea Arabica ET-39 HiFi, whole genome shotgun sequence.
GTATgcaagtgataaaaaaaaaatcttttgttgAATTAATGAATGTAGAATCATTATTTGACAACAAAATCTATTAatagtaaattaaaaaaaataatacaaaaaatcataaaattcgaaccaaaaattaaatcaagCAATTATCTGTGAGCATGTTAtgtttaagtgataaatatgtaTTTCATTGGTTATGTGATATTAGTGATTGATTTAAAGTGACTTAGTGGTGAGAATTTATTTGAAGggtaaaaaagaaaatctaaaaaGTGACAACTGATGGTTTACACAAAATCACCTTCTCccgctatatatatatagaccgAGAGGAAGTTAGTTTGTAgtcaatttgaaaatttttcttcttaccTTATCACAAACACAAGATAGTTTGAATTCTCTCGAGTCTCTCCCTATGTGTAGAAAAAGTGTACggataatgaaaaaaaaatgtagaccCGTCAATGGATTTTTAATATAACTTACAAGACATACACGGAAAGAAATTGGGAAATCAATGGTTTAAAGGTTAATTATTCTGTTATTATCCAGAAGTCGAATTTGGACTTGGTCATGTTTAGATTGATTCCTGCCGTACGAAACTCAAATTACACGAAAAGAAGAGACTAGTTTCAGTCACAGTGATTGGCACTTCAATTGTTACCTCATGGGACGGACAAACTCCTAGAACCAACACTTCTAATTGTTTAACAACAAGTAAAGCGTGTATTAACTAAAATAACTCGCGACAGTCATATATTTAAAGGTCCAGTtcggattgctattttttcgagtttttataaaaaaatatactgtaacAATTTAATATCATGTGTTTAATaataatagtgtatacactatttaACAGTATACAATAGTAATCCTAGATTTAATTATACAATTTTGTCGGAGgagaaaatatatataaaaccaAATGGTGATCCATAAATTTGTACAATTCTGCAGTTATATGGCTTATGGAATCGTAAAAAATATCGAGTCCAGTCCAAAGTACTAGTTTTAGCATATAACTAACTAGAACCTGTTCTAGAAAACAACGTCATGCTACGCCAGTGCTAGTAGCAAAGCTATTTGGATTAATTACTACTACTAAACAATCTTTTGACCAGAAAAAAATACTTAGGAAAGTTGAATGCTTTGATTAGGAAGTAATACTTAAGACCGAGTTTAGCACTTTTCACACTTTTTCCTAACCCTGGGGCATGACCGAGTAAACCGTAGACCCATTTATCAAATTTGGGTGGCGAATTCCCTTTCCGTGAGAATTGATCGATGACGATGCGTCTAGCGTTCGTGAAAGAGGTCATTCTCGAGTGCGTTTTGGGGTTGAATTGGTCCAGGCTCAGAGCCTGGTCAATCTCTGTCTCCATCAAATGTCATAGGATGCTCTCTCAATGCTATTCACCGCTGTTGGCCCGCAGTTCAGAGCCACTTTTTGGCCCAAATACTTCAGCCACTGTTGGTCCATAAAATAAAGCCACTGTTTTAAGCTATAATGTTGTAGTAATCTGGAATTTTACTTGGGATAATTTTTTCTAACTATTTCATTGGCTTCCCtttagattttaaaaattacactaacatTCCTTAAGgttaattatctcataacattTAGGTCCAatcaataatttaaaaattgatATTAGGATAGAGAAGATAACATGGTTCTATCATTGCCTCTTATATCCtacattatttaattaatttaataccaAATTTTAACATCATAAAATATTCTTGTCAACATATTAAGATTAGTTCCTTGAGATTTTTATGGTATTAAAATTCACTCCTTATAATATTTTGATTGcaaaattttttgattatttaatGGGTTCGTAACTGAAAAAAGTAATTTGAATCTTACATTAAGTAAAATATTTAgaatgatatactatttttAATACCATATGTGATTTAAAAGCCCGATAATAAATAGTAAATCCTAGTGCTTTCTGTGATATTTGGGCCTATAttagattaattaaacaatttagtaGATGAGGGgtattggtaaaattatattatttctctcttataatatcacttttttattgttaattgGATCTAGATGttacaaaataataaattttaataGAGGTTAATGTAATTTTCAAACCTAGAGGAAGGCTAGTGAAATAGTTAGAAACCTCTGCagggtttctaaaattatcccattTTCTTTGTTATGACCTTCTGTCCACTATTAACCTCTTGCTTTTTGGTTATTTGGATTATTTAGAAGGTacttaaatttataattaattttaatatttaaatgTATTTACAATTAGTGTAATCAATTCAATATTTTCGCACAATACTTTAAAGCAATTTGACCCGATTGCCAAACCAACAAAAGACCCACGAACCCGTTTAGAATGGTAGACAACTCATCGGTCCGTGTATTAATTGTCTTTTTCGTTTTtgtatccctttttttttaatcctaaTAAAagaattccttttattttggccgataaaaaattaaaaaaggaaaaaggtttccattcttcattttcttgtctaAAATCTTTTATTCTTCCTTCGCCAGCTTGTTGTGATTGGGTCAGCTGAGTTGAATTCTGATCCAGAGAATTCCAAATTCAATTGGGAGAAAAACCGAGCAAGATGGGCGGCGCAGCACACGCTCTGAAGAGAATCCCACGAATCAAATTCCCCCCGAGGCATCCTAAACCTCCCGGGAGTATGTTCATGCCCTTCCTGACATGcgtaattttgtttcaaaatggggaaaaaaataCCGCGTAATGTTGATTGctttgtttcctttctttttagaaaatattGCTTTGTTTCTGCATTAGCAATAATGGTTGAGCTGTTTCGAATATCTGCACCGGAATCGGAATTTGTGACCCCAGGGATGCAATTATGGTAGATATTATAGCATGGATGGTAGCCTTATTTTGTTATAAGGGAAGAAGTCCTTTTTTGCAGGTGCTTTCTGGGATTTTGGAGTAGTATCTGATTTTTGTAGCTATTTGGCATTAGGGTATTATGGGCACTGTGGAAATTCTTATCTTTATTCTGTATTAGAGCATAATTTGGCCAAAATGAAGAAAGATGTACCAGAAAGTTAGTTCTGGATATAGAAACTGAACATTTAGAAGACTAGGTTTTGGTAGAAATGCTAGTTGGGATCATGctgaagtttctaacttgttcAATCCGTACACTTTACGCTGTTAGTGAGAAACTCTTTTTCTTTGTATATGCTACTTTTGTTGAGATACAATGCGCTTCAAATGTGGTTTAAACGTTAGGTAAAAGGCTGGTTGACCTGAAGAAACTCAGGCTGTGTGTGGAAGCGCCCATTTGAGAAATTTACCTCAGTTGTGCTTCTGTTCTGCTATCCAAACTGCAATAATGTTCTACTTTGTCTTTAGGAAACTGTAGATATGTTGGTAAGATGTACCGTATATACCTGTGAAGGTTTAGAATCTGAAGGGAATCATATATATTGCCATGTTATTTCCAGTCTCATAAGGATCCAAACTGCATGAGCATTTTCCGTCAGATAACCTCATTGAACTGATGCTGTCTAGGTCCACAGTGGAGATAACTTTTCTATTTGCTGATTCCTACCTGACTATCTCACTTTTGTCTACCTGCTCCCATTGCATTGTATCATTAGTTAACTGCTTGTTCTGTTCTATTTCTATCAAGGAGTTTCACTATGTATTCTGTTTCTGTGATCTCTCAGTCTCTACTGGGCCTGGGCCTTTTGAATATCCTGTTCAATATCTTGCTTTCCTCgtaaaatgaggaagaaaataGAAGCCCGTCTTGGGTCCTATTGATTTCTGGAATGAAGTTTATACTGCAGTGAGCATCTAGTTTCAACTcgaattattttttatttgatggATTCTGAATTAAGCAACAAGACTACTGTTCTGCAGCTACCTCGTCCCAGGCTCAAACAACATCTGCATCTGGAGATGCTTCACGGCCATTTTTTCCAAGGCCTCCTAGCATGACTCCTGGAGGAAAGGCCTCTGACCAGCCCAGAAGAACTCCAGTGTCACAAGAGGAGATTGAGGCTATCTTGGTATGAAATGTTTCCTATAGTGGTGTCATGCTAAATTTATTCCTTCAATTTCCTATCTGCTTAAAGCATTTTCTGCTTTTACTGAATCCTTAGACTAATTCACTGCCAATCTCCATCTCATGCATCCCCTAGCTCCTTCTTGACTAAAGCTACCAAGATATTGGTTCTTAGATTTTGAGGATTGGAACGTGGGTTTTCGACGGTGAAAGCAAACTTTAATGTGGAACActcttaaaaaagaaaatattggcAGATCATTTGAAATTCTAAGAGATAATTAGCAAATGAGAATCAGCTTTTAGATAAAATCGAAGTAGTTTGTGAATGCTTAGATGTTTGCTAGAGCTGCATACTTCATTTGTGAAGAATGTGAATGATGTTTAGGATATGAATATTCAGCTTTTATCTTAAAATCAGACACCTGTTGCAACTGTTTTACAATATTAGGTGTTGGTTGTTGGACCAAGAGTGGTGTCCACCATTTGAGCTCCTTTTGTTGTCCTTCCTTCACATTGGATACTTCTGTGTCTGAGAATATTTGTTGATGAATTTAAATTCAACTCTGAGAAGTATATTTTCCTTGTCGTGCTTTGTGAACTCTTGGTATATGAAGGCTTTTCTAGTAATGAACCAATCATGCAGCATCTAGGTAAAAGAGGCCTAATACTTGAGCCCAGCTTTGATCATCTACATATACTCCATTGGCGGAGTGCTGTCCAGATGGACGGCATTCATGACTTTCTAAAACGAGATTGCGTTTGCCCTCCATTGTACTAATAGTGTAGCTTGTCTTCTAACTGTTACTTCATAATCTTTGTATTGTCATATTCTTGTTGGCAGTTGGGTGGCACTCTGTGAAGGAACACAATTCGAGAGTATAGTTCACGAACATTTTGGCTTTCTCAGACATGTACCCATGtgttcagggcaattggacacAACTTTGAAGATTACTGACTATGAtctacttatttttgttttactctTTATAATTTTTGAAGATTTGAGACTATAATCTTCTTCTTGTCGTTTTGGGGTGTCATGGAGGTTTTCATGATATTGTCCTTTCTGGTCCTTTTATACCCCGATGGCGCTTGTAGAGGCTTCAAATCTTAACAATTTCCTTGAAGAAA
It includes:
- the LOC113704164 gene encoding uncharacterized protein, whose product is MGGAAHALKRIPRIKFPPRHPKPPGTTSSQAQTTSASGDASRPFFPRPPSMTPGGKASDQPRRTPVSQEEIEAILLGGTL